GGTTTTATTACGCTGGCGGCAACGCTTTCAACCATTCCGACTATTCCTGTCGCGGGCTTGGCATTAATACTGGGTATCGACAGATTTATGTCCGAGGCTCGCGCACTGACTAATATTATCGGCAATGGCGTTGCCACGGTCGTTGCAGCTAAATGGGAGAATGAACTGGATGAGCAAAAATTGCATGCCGTGTTGAATCCCGTCAAGATTAAAGAAGAGACTTAAACCAGAGCTTTATATCAACCTATAGCATAGGAGAGGCTCTATTTTTTATTATATATTTTTAACACCCACTCATAAAACCATACCGGTCTGAATAACACTATCCAAACCAATACTATCGGAGTGACAGGAATAGGGCCGACCTCAATAATTGTGATCACCACAAGAGCGAGAAAGCTGAGAATACGCATAAATTTATTTTCTTGTGTGGGACTTGATTATGGTGTCTATTAAAAATCATTATAAGCCGGTTCGACATCAGGATATTTATAATAACCTGATCTGCAGAAATTCTTAATTATGATGCCAAGTGATGACTCAAAAGTCTTTTACTATTACCAAGAGCTTATCCGTAAATAATATCAGCTTGGTTTTGTCTTTTACGAAAAAACATCAAAGAGGTGGCCAGTAAAAAATCGTAATTGTTCATACCTAAATATTTTTATTAACGGTTTATTTACGGATAAAATCCAAAGTTGAATCAAAAAATTATTATTTGATCCTTATCGATAACTTCACCAATAACACAAGCCTTAACACCCTTTTGATAAAGGGCTTTTAGACAGTCTTCGGCCTGGTGAGAAGACACTGAAAACAAAAGACCTCCGCTTGTTTGCGGGTCAAAAAGTGCAGGGAAGTTTTGATTGTTCACCTCAGTACTGAGTACAGAACTTAACGTCTCATAATTATTGCCGGCAATAGAAGCAAAATAACCTTTTTCAAATAACTCGCTTACGCCATCGAATAAGGGAATCGCTTTATAGTCGATTTTAATGCCTAAAGCGTTATCACTATTTTTCCCCAGCATTTCAAACGCATGGCCTAACAAGCCAAAACCGGTAATATCCGTGCAACCGGAAATATCAAAAGCTCTGATCGTTTCCATGGCTGTTTTATTGGATTGAAGCATACTTGAAAGCGCCTCATCCACCAGCTTGCCATTGGCTTGAGCAAGCATATTAGCGGCAAAGATGACTCCCGTACCAATGGGCTTGGTGAGAATTAATTGATTTCCGGGTTGTGTCAGTTGTTTTCTTAAAACTTGCTCCGGCGGGACTTCCCCCTGAACGGCAATTGCAATTGAAAGCTCCGAGCCTTCACCGGTGTGACCGCCAACAAGGGAAGCAGCGCTTTTAGTCAAGATATCCAGCACACCTGACATTACTTGAAAAATATCTTCCCTATGAATCTTCCCGGTAGCAGCGCATAGCGTTAAGCCCACTTGCGCAGTTTTGGCAACGCCGCCCATGGCATAGACATCGCTTAAAGCATGTTGGGTTGCAATTTGACCCAGTAAATAAGGGTCTGAAATAAAAGACCGAAATTGATCAATTGTTTGCAAGCATAAGGTATGCTCGGAAATCTGAGTCAACGCACAGTCTTCTCCCTCCTTAACGCCCAGTAACACAAAATTATCTTGTGGAATCGTCAACTTATTCAGACTTTGTATAAGCGTGGATGCGGCTAATTTACTGCCACAGCCACCGCAAGTGTTATCTTGCCAATCTTCCGGAACGAGAGTGCTTTGGGGCACAGGCATGACTTTATTAAAATGCCGGGGTTTTGTGCTAAACGTTTTAGCCTGAAAACGCGCCATGAAACGTCTGTCGATCCAGTTCTTAGCGGTCCATAGCAGCTCGGGCGGCAGGTATCTCAGGATTGAAACACTATCTTGATGAACAAGGGCTTTCCTATCGCCAATGGTAATTAAAGACAGCACATGTTTTTTAGGACGGAAAGTTTTTAACGTGGATTTGCGGGTAAAAAAGGCGCGTATATTGTGCTCAAGAATCATGCCCTGCCGCACTGCATAAACGCCTGCCTTTTTTAAAGGCAAAGGCGAGAAGTGAATACAATCTCCCGCAGCAAAAAGCGCATTTTCATTGTTAACAAGCAGTTTTTCGGTAACCTTTAAAAAACCATCCTGATTGACCGGAAGCTTTGAATTTTTAAACCACTTTGGTGCTGAAGCTTGTGTAGCGATAAGCGCTCTGTAAAAAACTTCAGTACGAATAAGGCCTTTATCATCTTTAAGCACCAAAGCAT
Above is a window of Methylobacter sp. S3L5C DNA encoding:
- the selD gene encoding selenide, water dikinase SelD gives rise to the protein MNKNSAPIVSDLVLLGGGHANILVLKMMAMNPIGGLRITLISDQTHSPYSGMIPGYLAGFYTYEDCHFDLRRLCEELGLRFIKAKIIGIDSQRKKIRLENRAEISYDCASINVGIEPRSIEKLSQESVLKIIPLKPISQFITHWDQLIADLKDYKGNDSLPLAVVGAGAAGVEISIILKMLINQNKWNANVSLIHRHDYLVSEKDHQARKQLLKTLKKLAIKVYQNTDVLEVQENALVLKDDKGLIRTEVFYRALIATQASAPKWFKNSKLPVNQDGFLKVTEKLLVNNENALFAAGDCIHFSPLPLKKAGVYAVRQGMILEHNIRAFFTRKSTLKTFRPKKHVLSLITIGDRKALVHQDSVSILRYLPPELLWTAKNWIDRRFMARFQAKTFSTKPRHFNKVMPVPQSTLVPEDWQDNTCGGCGSKLAASTLIQSLNKLTIPQDNFVLLGVKEGEDCALTQISEHTLCLQTIDQFRSFISDPYLLGQIATQHALSDVYAMGGVAKTAQVGLTLCAATGKIHREDIFQVMSGVLDILTKSAASLVGGHTGEGSELSIAIAVQGEVPPEQVLRKQLTQPGNQLILTKPIGTGVIFAANMLAQANGKLVDEALSSMLQSNKTAMETIRAFDISGCTDITGFGLLGHAFEMLGKNSDNALGIKIDYKAIPLFDGVSELFEKGYFASIAGNNYETLSSVLSTEVNNQNFPALFDPQTSGGLLFSVSSHQAEDCLKALYQKGVKACVIGEVIDKDQIIIF